One genomic window of Peromyscus maniculatus bairdii isolate BWxNUB_F1_BW_parent chromosome 2, HU_Pman_BW_mat_3.1, whole genome shotgun sequence includes the following:
- the Fabp3 gene encoding fatty acid-binding protein, heart — translation MADAFVGTWKLVDSKNFDDYMKSIGVGFATRQVASMTKPTTIIEKNGDTIVIKTHSTFKNTEISFQLGVPFDEVTADDRKVKSTVTLDGGKLVHVQKWDGQETTLTRELCDGKLILTLTHGSVVSTRTYEKEA, via the exons ATGGCGGACGCCTTTGTCGGCACCTGGAAGCTAGTGGACAGCAAGAATTTTGATGACTACATGAAATCAATCG GTGTGGGCTTTGCCACCAGACAGGTGGCTAGCATGACCAAGCCTACCACAATCATTGAGAAAAACGGGGATACTATAGTCATAAAGACACACAGCACCTTCAAGAATACAGAGATCAGCTTTCAGCTGGGAGTGCCGTTCGACGAGGTAACAGCAGATGACAGGAAGGTCAAG TCGACAGTGACACTGGATGGGGGCAAACTTGTCCATGTGCAGAAGTGGGACGGGCAAGAGACTACGCTCACAAGGGAGCTGTGTGATGGGAAACTCATCCTG aCACTCACCCACGGCAGTGTGGTGAGCACCCGAACTTACGAGAAGGAGGCGTGA